ACTGGCAAATTTTATAAATATTACATGTATCTACATACTTGCATTCAGTATATAGTAAACACTACTTTCCTGTGTTAATAGTTTtttaggtagtgtgttgtggcaTCTGCAGAAAGTTAGTTTATTAATAGATGCAATGAGGGGAATGTACCAGAGTGTAGTGGTGCTAACATTTTTGTATGATGTGAAGCATGGTCTTGCAATGAGAACACTGGAGGCAGAGCAGAAgtggtgtgtttacctggagtcagcctacctggagggtgttccaggggtcaacacctCCACGATCCAGTCCATGTGAATGTTATGAAGATAATAAAGTGTGAAGAAATTTGAAGAGTGTGTGGTGGTATGAAAGATATAATAAGGAGCTGAGgagggggttgttgagatggttctgTCATTTTGAGAAGATAGAGTAAGATAGATTGGGTATAAATTTGGGATGAACAGAAGGTGTATGGGATGTCCTAGGCAGGGTTAAGAATGTTTGCTGTTGCCTGTGTATATAAATATTCATTTACAAAATagccctgttttaaaaatagttgTCTATGCAGACTGTAGGTTTCATTGAGGGTACAGTTCTTTGtcaatacagtagaacccccatatcTGCAGATATGGTTTCTGCTGTGTCAGCTATCCACAGTTTACGAATATTCATTTGTAAAAGAcattatgtacagaaataaaaatGACAACAATATGAAATGATAAAACCTGTGGGCTTTGAGGATCAGTAAAGTTAACGTGTGGGGGCAGCGAGAAGTGTGTAAGAAAGAATTAGAATATTTCCGAGGAATAGATTGTTACATGGGTCGTGAAATAGAATCGGTAGGAGGAGGCGTGTTGGTGTCCATCGGGGGTGTCGTCTCTGCTATATAGCTGGAGATAGCATCTAACATCTCGGTTGATAAGGAAGCCAATGAAGCCATGATGTCAGAGACAGGAGACACAGTGCAAGTGAAAGTTGGAGTAACTATGGAGGCATCCAAAGAGGTCTGAGGAGGGTGGGGAGTATGAGCATGGAGAGATGCACTGGCTGGGGGAGAAGAGtcctgcagtgtaacaggagaggaaggagggcgGAGGGCAACTGTGGAagaagatgggggggggggacagggGAAGAGGGAACTACACTAGGGAGAAGGTGAACCTCTATTTTTGTGTGAGAGCTGGAAAGAGGGTGAGAACTAGTCTCCGAGGTAGAAGATAGATTCTGGACAGGAGATGGCCGCCAAGAAAGTGTAGGTCTGTGAGGTCTAGTAGACTGAGAAGTAAGCGAGCGAGATGAAGAAGTAGAGGTAGAAAGTGGTGCGgaggtaggagtgtcagaggGTAAAACTGCCAAAGCATTAGAAACTGGGGTGACTCCGGAAGACACGGACGCAGAGGGATTGGGAGGTGAGAGGTGGGAGGACTGTCGAGGTTGGAGGTCTGCGGGCTACTCGAGCATACGGAACACGAGGAAGTTTTCCTTGAAGGCGGAGCTAAGAGACTGCCATAGTGTAAGTAAGGCCCTTACACTCTTTAAGGTAACTGATCTCCTGTTCATTACGATAGACCTGTCACCAGTGGGAAAAGGAAGGATGGGGGTTccttgcaattgagacaagagggAGGAAGACTACAAGACATATTGGAATGCTCTGCTGCACTGCAGATCGGGCATTCCACCGCAGATCTACAGTGTTTAGCGGGGTGCCCAAAACGCCGGCAATTATGACACTTTTGGGGGATCAGAACTACTTGACACACCTCTAAACGATGGCTCGCAATATAGACAGAGAACGGAAGTTCACGGCAATCGAAGGTTAAACGAGCGATGTTACTAGGAAAGCACCTTCGCCCATGAGCGGGCAGGATATATGTATCTACCTTTAGAATAGGGAGGTTTTGAAGGActaattgttctaaaatatcattgccgcaagacaaaaaaaaatcactgtgCAATGGTGCGCGGtaagaccacagtaccactgcaagaattaagagtagcgtGCTTACGAACAGTGACCGGTgtgttatctatggaagtgatGCAGGAGAGAGCATGAGCTTGCTCTGAATTCTGTATTTACGACACACTCGCTGCTTCAAAGAGTGTGgaaagatatattttggccaacgtgcCTTAATAGAGTTTTATCAATTCCATGATCAGACAGATAATCCGTTTGAGACATTgtttgtaaagaaaagaattttgtccattgcGCACTCGTTAGCCCGGTACACAAAGGTAGTGAGTGTCATGTAGGTCGTTTTTGAGTGATCATTGATGAACTGTCATCAGTAGGTTGTCTTGGATGTTTAGGAGTAGTACCGCAGGTGGTCTGACCCGAGGGAGGTGGGTGATCCGAAAATTGTCGCACGGTATTTGGGGGAAGCCGGACGCATTGTGAAATGCATGCTAGAAGTAGCGACATGAACAGAAATGGGTGACATCtcagcacctgaagcaggtgacgaagtgtcaccagcagaaggtacagagGTATGAGAAGAGTTGAAAGAATGGACCGATTACGAAGCCGGGTTAGAACAAGGTGTGGGATCAGAATGGGTcctgggaggaggaagggtttcaCTAGATGAAGACACCATAATAATAGATGCATCTTCTGTGGTAtctcctttcttgttattttaagaaaaaaaaaaaggaaaggaaaaaaaGGAACAGCGGAGGGACAGTTGCTAGGAGGCATGGAGGGGCCAAAAGCTCGCCCCCCATCTGAGAGGGCCTCGAGCCCAATGGTGGtgaagatgcagcatggaacccgtgccataccctacccttcacgccagtaaaccagcactccgggatagcagcctcacatctaccaagctacctcagtggacaaaacaAAGGGCGGTCGGAAATCCGCCACAAGGCACACCCCCTTCAGCttccacctcccagaaccgacaggcagcttcCGGGGAGACACCCATTACCCGAAGGGCACCCCGCCCTCTTCCTGGAAATCTGGGAAGGGTAGCAAGGCACCTTCAAATAATTCAGATTCTACggcaaaccacaccacccccgaGGGACCTCACGGAGTGGGATGAACTCCAGCACGCTACCTcctacctagaaactgtaatgccagaggggaggaccccagaggctataAACGGGATGGGAAacaaggggaggatggggagaggggaggaaaggggaaaaaaagggtagtatggggagggtggggtagggaagggaggattggggggtaattaggttcggtcagaGGAAGAAGACCAAGAGGTCCAGTTCCTCAGACCGATAGCATCTTTACCGCTGCAAGGAGCCCCCcttaatcctttgactgtttcggtcatatatatacgtcttgcaagccaccgtgtttgatgtatacatgctcaaaaattctagcggcttcaaatcaagcaggagaaagctggtaggaccacatgtgagagaatgggtctgtgtggtcagtgtgtaccatataaaaaaaatcctgcagcacgcagtgcataatgagaaaaaaaactccgacctttttttttttttttttttttttaattaaaatgcagactttgtagtctatttttgtatagtatttatggttgtattcttattttcttggtttcagttgatagaatggaaacatatagaaatagaggtgattttgattggtcttACTATGAAAataaccttgaaatggagctcaaagtaggggaaatgtttgatttttgcagatgttcaaaagtaaacaaatgatgtcattttcaataaatgtccaagtagccattctaatatgcagtcatgaatgggttgacattacttatacaattattacaatattacagtagtctgcataagagtaaatcttctattttttgtttgaataaaaattcaaaatagaaagcaatatcagaggggcctggagacgtgactgatgaacaaagaaaatgttgttttagagccaggaatatttgcattgttcattctggactattttgaaattgtcacattttttaattttcatgaaactgGCTAAATTGCAAATtttttctgaccatgttattgggtaggtgaaatcggtaaatgggcagtttcttgtactcaatcgatagaaaaaatggagttctaaagaaatagctatgaatttggtcgactggaacaatggaattagctgaaaagtgggcgaaatcgccgattcataaatatcgccgaggtcgctaatttCGCGAGactgtaattccatcagttttccatcaagtttcgttcttttggtgtcattacaatcgggaaaagattctctatcatttcataagaaaaaataatttttcttttcggaaattttgcgacaccaggagacacctcaggatttggggttgcgacagtcaaggggttaatgtggTTTGAACGAGACTTAGCTTTTTTCTGTCTCACTTTCCTAATGTATTGACAATAATattagttttatttttttttcaggcaAATTACCTATTTCTTCATCAGATTAAAGGGACTCCATGGCAGCTACTAGATCAAGGAAAATCTCGGCTGATGACTGCATGGGAACAAATTGATTATGGACAGCAGTATACAACGACTCGCAAATTTATTACAATCATTCCCATTGTCTTGTAAGTGAAGTATAAAATATTGTTGAAGATTTTGCCTGTGAAATTCTCTAATTTTGGAATGTGGTATTAGGAATGCATTCagcaatacagtggtaccttgacttatgagttgaATTCATTCCATGACcgagctcataactcaattttcTCGTACATATATCAAATGAATTTTCCTCATTGacattaattgaaatgccattaatccgttccagcccccaaaaaacaaccccaattttttttttttttgttacaggtttttaaataagaaaaatgtatttataaataaatatagcATAAAAACATAAAACATAATAAAAGTGAATGGAAAGAAAcactggttttataaagtgtatttACCTTGGAGATCAGACGACTTGGGTTAACGGAAGATGCTGGTGGAAGTGGAGGGTGGAAAAGATAGGCAGAGGAGATTGGAGGAGTTTGTTTCATTTCGTGCTTTTTCAGTCGCTTTCATTAGTCATAAACTATTGCTTAATcgtttaacttacttgctacactcttaatgataCACTTTATTGCTGAACTTAATTGCTACAAATTCTGAGGCATATCAcaatggttagaaaaaagaaattttccAAAATAACTACACAAAAAGCACAAAACACGACCACAACACCAGAGAGATGTGGGATGAGGTAACCACATGTACTGAACGAGAGATGCAGGATGCTGGGTGGATGTTGTGACGTTCGCTGCGCCAACTACTGGCGGCATATCTGAAGCTCActcgtaactcggattttggctcgcaactcaaagtaaaaaatcgaccgagcgacGGCTCGTAACTTGGAAAACTCATAAGTTGGTGCACTCGTAAGTCGAGGTCCAATGTACATATTTTATAGTTACTGATCAGTTTTGATGAAAATATTGTAGATGTATTAGTGATATTGGATTATGAAATTTAATTCCAACTGGAGCAATAGTTTTggcattattattacagtattttatatttatGATCCTCTTAACCCTTCTCTCTTGGCATGCAACTGATGCACATCTCATACAGTCCATCCTAATTCCGAACGTTGTTATAGTATGGTTTTCGAAAATGATAATAAAGTTCTGTATAAGGTATGAATGTGTTTTCCAAAAGTTTCATAAAATTTTGTTGACATTTAGTGTAACCCTGTCTCTGTGGGACACAGccaaagtgttaaaaaaaaaaaaattaatgtaaataGCTTGACTGAAATCTTTAGAAATAATTGACTTGTACATGTTCGAGTAAAGATAAATTGCTCAGTTATAATATTTTACTTCGAATAATTGTGTAAAGAAATCAGTGTCATGCAGAAGGCTTAATTAACATATTTTCTGGCGTTTTATCCATTGCCTTGTCGAGGTGAGAAGACCTCCATTACAGGATACATTGCCAATCATTAGAGTCAAGAATGAGAGtacttctgtaatcttttgactaccgcccacaggatgggtatgggatgcataataaagacATTAAACTAACAAACTCTTGAGTGTAGtaaggtacacaaataacccgcacataaaagagagaagcttacgacgacgaaacgtcgtcgtaagcttctctcttttatgtgcaggttatttgtgtatcgttccagtcacggtattgtgcctttttttgttatttacttgtGTAGTAAGGTATTGATCAGTGTGCTGTATTAGTATTTAATTCCTGTTTATTTTTTGTTGCAGATTTCTTCTAGCCAGCTTTTACACCAAGTATGAGTTTAATCACTTTGCCATCAACTTTGCAACTCTTCTCATGGTACTTATCCCAAAATTGCCACAATTCCACATGGTTCGACTGTTTGGCATCAACAAGTATTAAGTGTGCCAAGACAAAGTACAGCAGTGCAGTTAAAACATCAGATAACCAATATGATGAAAAAAGGTATTAGTCTGGAGAATCATGATGCAGAGGATTTATGTACCTAGTAAGGTTAACTAT
Above is a window of Cherax quadricarinatus isolate ZL_2023a chromosome 80, ASM3850222v1, whole genome shotgun sequence DNA encoding:
- the ORMDL gene encoding ORM1-like protein 2, which encodes MLSGGHGEVNPNSSWHSSRGAWLSYLAGVLALHLFLLSIPLISIPTAWTLTNVIHNLANYLFLHQIKGTPWQLLDQGKSRLMTAWEQIDYGQQYTTTRKFITIIPIVLFLLASFYTKYEFNHFAINFATLLMVLIPKLPQFHMVRLFGINKY